A window of Ammoniphilus sp. CFH 90114 genomic DNA:
AAGTGTCCAAACTTAGGGGGCTAAGCCGTAACGGAAAAGTACTCCGTTATTTCAGGTGATTTTCTTAGACTTCTAGAAATAACGGAAATTTCTCCGCTAATGTGCCTGAGCTACCCATGTCGAAAATGAAAAAAAGAAGGATCCGAAGATCCTTCCCTTAAATTTCACCTAATACATATTGAGCAATATTCATGCTATGGTCTGCCATACGTTCGAGGTTGCTGATAATATCTAGGAATACAACCCCAGATCCACCTGTACAAACTCCTTCATTCAAACGCTTCAAGTGTGTCTTGCGTAACTGACGTTCCATCTTGTCGACTTTCTCTTCAAGTTCAACTACCTTCATGGCTAATTCTTTGTCATTATCTTCTAACGCTTTAATCGCCATAGCCATGGTTTCGCTTGTAAGATCAACCATTTCACGTAATTCCTGATTAGCCTCTTCTGAAAGATGCAATTTATTATTATAACGATACTCTGCTAATTCAACAATATTCATCGAGTGATCGCCCATACGCTCAATGTCCTTTAAGGCATACATGAGAGATGAGTATTTCTCTGTATCGGGGATTTCATGTTCAGATGCTGCTTTTGTCATATAATCAATAATTTTTTCTTCTAGGAGATCCACAAGATCTTCTCTTTGCTTTGTAGCTTCGCTTAACTTTTCATTGCCTGTATAGAAATACTCAGTAGAATCACGAAGCATCTCTTTAGTTAAATTAGCCATTCGCAGTAATTCCTTCTCAGCTTGACCGATGGCAACTGAAGGATTATCAAGAAAACGAGGGTCAAGATTCTTCACACCAAACTCGATTTCACCTTCACGGTCGCGGTAGATCTTTGTCACAATATAAGCGAGTACACCAATAAAAGGCAACTGGATAAATACATTCGTAAAGTTAAATATTCCGTGGGCATAAGCAATTTGCATACGTACGTCAACTTGTGTAACTTCTCCCAGCCAGTAAACAAGGTTATAGAACAGCGGAAGAAGAAGAATGGCTATAAAAGTTCCAAGAAGGTTGAAGATCACGTGTGTCAGTGCTGCACGCTTGGCAGCAATAGAGGCACCAATAGCCGCCAGCATAGCTGTTATCGTGGTTCCAATATTATCCCCGAACAGTATAGGCAAGGCAGCTTTTAGAGAAATTCCTCCTTCACTGGCCAACTGCTGCAGTATTCCAATAGTGGCACTACTGCTTTGTACTATCACGGTAAACACGGTTCCGAAGATTACACCAAGGAGCGGATTCTCTGCAAAATCCACCATCATTTCGTGGAAAATCGGCAAATCCTTTAAAGGTTTAAGTCCACCACCCATGGTTTTTAAGCCGTAGAACAACATCCCGAAACCAAAGACAATCTGTCCCATATACTGAAGTCTTTTCTTCTTAAAGAAGAAAAGAAGAATTGCACCAGCTGCTATTATAGGTAGGGCATAATTTTCAATTTTTATACCAATAATGAACGCCGTAACGGTTGTTCCGATATTTGCCCCCATGATGACCCCGATCGCCTGTCGCAATGTCATCAATCCGGCATTAACAAATCCTACAGCTAATACTGTTGTACCGGAGCTCGTTTGTAATAGAACCGTCACAATAATCCCGGCAAGCACTCCTTTAATAGGATTGGTCGTCATTTTTTCGAGGATATCACGAAGCCTGTCACCGGCTGACTTTTCCAATCCATCTCCCATGTACTTGATCCCGAAAAGGAAAATACCTAGACCACCGAGAAACTTAAATAGAACGTCCTGCATGGATAAATCCACTAATAGATCCCCCTTAATTAACGAAAACTTTACAAAAAATCAACACAAAAATAACGACAAATTCAAACAAAAACAAACCTCTATTAATATAATAGTTTTTTTGGCCAATTTCAAAGAAAAAATTTTTTGGAACACAAATTATTCTACATTTCTACTTTTCTACGATAGTGGTATAATATTCCCCGGCATGAAGAGGTTTGGCGGAGTACATACTAATTATCAATAATAGGAGGGAAAAACCATGGGAAATTTATACGTATTTGATCATCCAATGATCCAACATAAGCTGACATACATAAGAGATAAAACAACGGGCACAAAGGAATTCAGAGAGTTGGTTGATGAGGTGGCTATGTTAATGGCCTATGAAATCACCCGAGATCTTCCGTTGCAAGAAGTGGAAGTGGAAACTCCCGTAACGCGTTGTAAATCCAAAATGATTGCGGGTAAGAAACTAGGCTTAGTCCCTATCCTTAGAGCAGGAATTGGTATGGTGGATGGAGTTCTTAAGCTGATTCCAGCGGCCAAGGTAGGGCATGTGGGTTTATACCGTGATCCTGACACGCTTGAACCTGTGGAGTATTATGTAAAATTGCCTTCTGATATTAGTGAGAGAGACTTGATTGTGATTGATCCGATGCTTGCAACTGGCGGATCTGCTGTAGCGGCCATTACAGCCTTGAAAAACCGAGGAGCACGCAGCATGAAATTGATGTGTTTAATTGCAGCACCTGAAGGAATTCAGAAAGTACAAGAGATGCATCCTGATATCGATATTTTTGTCGCTGCCGTGGATGAAATGTTAAATGATCATGGCTATATTGTTCCAGGTTTAGGGGATGCAGGCGACCGATTGTTTGGAACGAAGTAGGAGGAGTGGAGAAACCATGAAGAAGAAAATCATGACGATTTTCGGGACTAGGCCAGAAGCGATTAAGATGGCTCCGTTGGTTCATGAATTACAGAAGTATGAAGAGTTTGAACCGATTGTTTGTGTCACAGCCCAACATCGGCAGATGCTCGATCAAGTGCTTGATATTTTTGAGATTACTCCAGACCATGACTTGAATATCATGAAGGACAGGCAGACCTTAGTCGATGTCACCACGAGAGCGCTTCATGGATTAGATGAAGTGATGAAGGAAGTTAAGCCGGATATGGTCTTAGTCCATGGGGATACGACAACGACCTTTGTAGCGAGCTTAGCTGCCCTGTACAATCAAGTAGCTGTAGGCCATGTGGAAGCAGGACTCCGAACCCATAATAAGTACTCTCCGTATCCGGAAGAGATGAATCGACAGTTAACGGGAGTTATGGCTGATCTGCACTTTGCACCGACATCCGTGTCAGCAGCTAATCTTTGTAGAGAGAATAAACCGGAAGAATCGATTTTTGTTACGGGTAATACGGTAATTGATGCCCAAAAGACAACGGTGCGAGAGGATTATCATCATCCGGTTCTTGAGGAACTAGCGGGATTAAGGCTAGTGCTTATGACAGCGCATCGCAGGGAGAATCTCGGCGAAAAGATGCGAGGCATGTTCCGGGCGATCCGTCGTTTGGTCGATACACATGAGGATATTGCTGTGGTGTATCCCGTCCATTTGAATCCAGCTGTAAAGGAAGCGGCTGCAGACATTTTGGGAGATCACCCGAGAATCCGTTTAATTGAGCCGCTTGATGTAGTAGATTTCCATAACTTTATGTCGCGTTCTCACCTCATCTTGACAGATTCAGGCGGTGTGCAAGAAGAAGCTCCAGCTTTCGGGGTGCCTGTCTTGGTATTGCGTGATACAACAGAACGTCCAGAGGGAATTGCTGCGGGAACGCTGAAGCTAGCGGGAACGGATGAGCAAGTGATATACCAATTAGCTCATGAACTGTTAATAGATGAAGAGGCGTACGCGAAGATGTCTAAAGCGGCTAACCCTTATGGGGACGGCGAAGCTTCGAGAAGAATTGCTGAAGCGATTCTTTATTATTATGGATTGCGTAATCAACGCCCGGATTCATTTTAGATATAACGGTGTCCTTTCGGGGGATGCCGTTTTTTTTTGTGTGTCTTATGGGGATTTCTTCCTGAAACCTTTTAATCTACTAAGGCGTCTAAACTATAGATAATAGAGAAGCTAGGTTTGGAGAGGAGATTTACGCATGCAGTATTGGGAAAAAGGGCGAACAGCGATGCTGTTGGTTGTCGCTCTGTTGTTTAGTTCTGTGCTGCCTTCATGGGCAAGTGCGAATGAGACGCAACTGGCTCAATTGCTTGAAGAGCAGGTGATTGGAGAAGGTGTGGTTTCACAGACGTACATAAAACGAATTGCAGGTAAGGACGCACGAGTCTATGTGACAAAAGTAGATTTAAACAATCCGTATGCAGAGGTACGTCCAATTTATGGAAAAGGTGGAACATTTGTAGAAAGGCAACCTATTGAAGAAATGGCCAAGGAAAAAGGAGCGATTGCGGCCATTAACTCAGACTTTTTTAATATGAAAAATCGTACACCATTTGGTATTACCCTAGATAAAGGAGAGCTCGTCTCCTCTATGGGCCGCATGCCATATTGGTTTAGTTTAGGAATTACAGGTGACCGTACTGCGATCATCGAGAAGATGACTTATCAAGGAAAAGTGACGGCACCTAATGGAAACTCTTATGTCATCCAAGGGGTGAACAAAGAGGAATACCAATCGAATGGATATGCAAGTCATAAGGATCAAATTAATCTTTATACGCCTTCTTTTGGACCAACAAGTCTAGGATTACTCCCAGGCTATGAGGAATATGTAGAAGTTGTTGTAGAAAACCAAGTAGTTAAGGAAATCCGATATAACCAGCCAGCGGCAGCTATGCCTAGTTCAGGATATGTTCTATGGGGGCATGGCGGTGGAGCGAAGTTTTTACAAGAAAACTTCAATCCTGGGGATCCTGTTGAGTTAGCTTCGACAACCCTGACGGCGCCGGGAGCAAGTGCTTTAGATTCCGCTATGGCAGGTCACGTACTGCTAGTAGAGAATGGGGTGGCGTTGAACCCGACAGCCAACTCTATCAAGGGATTAGTAGCACGTTCGGCAGCTGGAATCTCGCAAGACGGAAAGTCGTTGCTGCTTGTTGCAGTTGAAAAATCGTCAAGAAGCCGTGGAATGGAATTAGTAGAGTTGGCTCAGTTAATGAGCGAGTTAGGCAGCTTCAGAGCATTTAACCTCGATGGTGGAGGCTCTACTACGATGGTGGCCCGTAAATTGGCGGATCACCAAGTTAGTCTGATGAATACGCCGCAAGGCGGAACCCAACGCAAGGTTCCTACGGGAATCGGGATTTTTAACACAGCACCAACAGGAGAGTTTCAAGGCTTCCTAATAGACGGTCCTACTGAAGTTGTAAAAGGATCGGAGACGGAGTTTAAAGTGAAAGGCTATGATGTTCACTTCCATCCATTCGCTGTTCCTCAGCAGGATGTGATGTGGACAGGAACAGATTCTTTTACTGGTAATAGATTTCTAGCGCTCACCTCTGGCTTACAGGAAGTGGTTGCTGAGTATAGTGGTGTTCGCCAGTCCCATAAGTTGAATGTGATAGGGGCTGCACAAGTGGAGCAATTAATTGTGGAGCCATCGACTATTGCAGTGGATGTTGGTCAATCCAAGTCCTTTACGGTGAAGATTCGAACGAAAAATGGCAAGTTACTTGATGTAACACCAAAAGGTGCTAGTGTATCTGTAACGGAGGGGTTAGGTACAGTAGAAGAGTTTACGTTTAATGCAGGTGTCGATAAAGGGAATGGAGAGATCACGGTCAACTTTGATGGGATCGAAGTGAAAGTCCCTGTCTATATTGGTGCGGTTGCTGAGCCGTTTGAATCCTTTGACACAATAGCAGGAATCTATCATTCAGCACTCCCTGCCCAACTGGCGAATAATGGAAGCTTCTCTCTAGGAAGTGATCAGGTTTATCGTACGAAGCAATCCGCTCGTTTGGAATATAACTTTAGCGGTGCACCACAAAACGAGCTTCGTATAGCTTATGGGATGTTGGGAAGTAAACCGATTGTCTTGCCTGGGACTCCGATGAGTGCAGGAATGTGGGTGTATGGAGATAACAGTCAACACTGGCTTCGTTCTGAGCTTATTGATGCCAATGGGAAGGTGCACTATCTGGATTGGACGAGAGAAATGAACTTTAGCGGATGGAATTATGTAATGGGACAGATTCCTGTTGGCGTGGCATACCCTGTCAGCATGAAGAGTATCTACCTCGTTAATGTTCCAGAAGGGACGGCTCAGGGTCCAGAGTCAGGTACGCTTTATTTTGACGAAATGACACTCTACCAACCTTATGATGCAAGTAAAGATGTGTTGGCCACTGATTTGGAATCGGGGCAAGCTTTCCGTCTAGGCAATGAGGTAGAACTGAAGTTTGATAGTACCACTCGAGTAGAGCCTGTTTCTACTGTACCTTTCTATATGCCGGGCAAGAAGCCAACGATGTTTGGTTTTCGCATAAGTGGGTCGCAAGCTCCTCAGACTGTATCACTTCAGCCTTTGAAGGAAATGGCTGTTGGCTTGGTTCATTTTGATGAAGAGAAAAAAGTAGTGGAAGAGCTGAAGGGAACCCGCTTGCCTTCTGGAGAGACACTTTTCGTGCTGCCTGGATTCGGGCTTTATGTGCCTGTTTATAGTACAGACATCAACCCGTTTAAAGACGTGCTAGCCGGCTCTTGGTATGAAAAACCGGTCATTGATCTTTACAACCAAGGTATTGTAAACGGGATGTCCAAAGATCGTTTTGCTCCGAATGCGGTCCTTACTCGTGCACAGTTTGTTACGATCTTAGGGAACTGGTTAGGCTGGAAGGATGACCCGAGTCTAAAGTTAGAGTTTAAAGATCAAATTCCGGGCTATGCCGTGCCAGCGATAAAAGTAGCGGTATCCAAAGGAATCGTTCAGGGCTTCCCTGGAGGTTTGTTTAAACCGGATGCACCTTTAACTCGAGCTCAGATGTCTGTGATGCTGTATAAGGCTCTACAGGATCGAGGAGACGACTTAAGCGGTGGGACGGACGTGATGTTCGCGGATGCACAAAACATCCCTGAGTGGGCCAAGGAAGCTGTTCAAGTGATGTCGACAAAAGGTTATATTAAGGGGATGAACGGTTCGTTTAATCCTCAGAGTACGGCAACGAGAGCACAGGCGG
This region includes:
- a CDS encoding S-layer homology domain-containing protein — encoded protein: MQYWEKGRTAMLLVVALLFSSVLPSWASANETQLAQLLEEQVIGEGVVSQTYIKRIAGKDARVYVTKVDLNNPYAEVRPIYGKGGTFVERQPIEEMAKEKGAIAAINSDFFNMKNRTPFGITLDKGELVSSMGRMPYWFSLGITGDRTAIIEKMTYQGKVTAPNGNSYVIQGVNKEEYQSNGYASHKDQINLYTPSFGPTSLGLLPGYEEYVEVVVENQVVKEIRYNQPAAAMPSSGYVLWGHGGGAKFLQENFNPGDPVELASTTLTAPGASALDSAMAGHVLLVENGVALNPTANSIKGLVARSAAGISQDGKSLLLVAVEKSSRSRGMELVELAQLMSELGSFRAFNLDGGGSTTMVARKLADHQVSLMNTPQGGTQRKVPTGIGIFNTAPTGEFQGFLIDGPTEVVKGSETEFKVKGYDVHFHPFAVPQQDVMWTGTDSFTGNRFLALTSGLQEVVAEYSGVRQSHKLNVIGAAQVEQLIVEPSTIAVDVGQSKSFTVKIRTKNGKLLDVTPKGASVSVTEGLGTVEEFTFNAGVDKGNGEITVNFDGIEVKVPVYIGAVAEPFESFDTIAGIYHSALPAQLANNGSFSLGSDQVYRTKQSARLEYNFSGAPQNELRIAYGMLGSKPIVLPGTPMSAGMWVYGDNSQHWLRSELIDANGKVHYLDWTREMNFSGWNYVMGQIPVGVAYPVSMKSIYLVNVPEGTAQGPESGTLYFDEMTLYQPYDASKDVLATDLESGQAFRLGNEVELKFDSTTRVEPVSTVPFYMPGKKPTMFGFRISGSQAPQTVSLQPLKEMAVGLVHFDEEKKVVEELKGTRLPSGETLFVLPGFGLYVPVYSTDINPFKDVLAGSWYEKPVIDLYNQGIVNGMSKDRFAPNAVLTRAQFVTILGNWLGWKDDPSLKLEFKDQIPGYAVPAIKVAVSKGIVQGFPGGLFKPDAPLTRAQMSVMLYKALQDRGDDLSGGTDVMFADAQNIPEWAKEAVQVMSTKGYIKGMNGSFNPQSTATRAQAAALIYQLNN
- the upp gene encoding uracil phosphoribosyltransferase, which gives rise to MGNLYVFDHPMIQHKLTYIRDKTTGTKEFRELVDEVAMLMAYEITRDLPLQEVEVETPVTRCKSKMIAGKKLGLVPILRAGIGMVDGVLKLIPAAKVGHVGLYRDPDTLEPVEYYVKLPSDISERDLIVIDPMLATGGSAVAAITALKNRGARSMKLMCLIAAPEGIQKVQEMHPDIDIFVAAVDEMLNDHGYIVPGLGDAGDRLFGTK
- the wecB gene encoding non-hydrolyzing UDP-N-acetylglucosamine 2-epimerase, producing the protein MKKKIMTIFGTRPEAIKMAPLVHELQKYEEFEPIVCVTAQHRQMLDQVLDIFEITPDHDLNIMKDRQTLVDVTTRALHGLDEVMKEVKPDMVLVHGDTTTTFVASLAALYNQVAVGHVEAGLRTHNKYSPYPEEMNRQLTGVMADLHFAPTSVSAANLCRENKPEESIFVTGNTVIDAQKTTVREDYHHPVLEELAGLRLVLMTAHRRENLGEKMRGMFRAIRRLVDTHEDIAVVYPVHLNPAVKEAAADILGDHPRIRLIEPLDVVDFHNFMSRSHLILTDSGGVQEEAPAFGVPVLVLRDTTERPEGIAAGTLKLAGTDEQVIYQLAHELLIDEEAYAKMSKAANPYGDGEASRRIAEAILYYYGLRNQRPDSF
- a CDS encoding Na/Pi cotransporter family protein, which codes for MDLSMQDVLFKFLGGLGIFLFGIKYMGDGLEKSAGDRLRDILEKMTTNPIKGVLAGIIVTVLLQTSSGTTVLAVGFVNAGLMTLRQAIGVIMGANIGTTVTAFIIGIKIENYALPIIAAGAILLFFFKKKRLQYMGQIVFGFGMLFYGLKTMGGGLKPLKDLPIFHEMMVDFAENPLLGVIFGTVFTVIVQSSSATIGILQQLASEGGISLKAALPILFGDNIGTTITAMLAAIGASIAAKRAALTHVIFNLLGTFIAILLLPLFYNLVYWLGEVTQVDVRMQIAYAHGIFNFTNVFIQLPFIGVLAYIVTKIYRDREGEIEFGVKNLDPRFLDNPSVAIGQAEKELLRMANLTKEMLRDSTEYFYTGNEKLSEATKQREDLVDLLEEKIIDYMTKAASEHEIPDTEKYSSLMYALKDIERMGDHSMNIVELAEYRYNNKLHLSEEANQELREMVDLTSETMAMAIKALEDNDKELAMKVVELEEKVDKMERQLRKTHLKRLNEGVCTGGSGVVFLDIISNLERMADHSMNIAQYVLGEI